The DNA segment atgtatatatacaaataaatatatatatatatatatatatatacattctgtatatatctatatatatctatctatctatctatctatatatatatatatgcatatatatgtgtgtatatatatgtatatatatgtgtgtgtgtgtgtgtgtgtgtgtgtgtgtatgtatatatatatatatatatatatatatatatatatatatatatataagtttcttTTGTAGTTGCGAAATAATTGTGTAAATatgacacacataaacagatatatgaatacaatagTATGAATACTcacatggataaacagatagcgagctagatagatggatacatctatctagctatgggagttcaccctttacaaaacaatccactgccttgtggttcagtccgtgcacggtcaaaggctatgggagttccccctatacaaaacaatccactgacttgtggttcagtccgtgcacagtcaaaggctatgggagttcaccctttacaaaacaatccactgacttgtggttcagtccgtgcacagtcaaaggctatgggagttcaccctttacaaaacaatccactgacttgtggttcagtccgtgcacagtcaaaggctatgggagttcaccatttacaaaacaatccactgacttgtggttcagtccgtgcacagtcaaaggctatgggagttccccctatacaaaacaatccactcctttgtggcatctatgagatgagtcaaccctgaggaaaaatccggagccggagtccctaaggcagctCGTTGTCGCCTGCGACCTCGTTCtgacaactcctgcgacgccgctggtgccaaaccgtaccgGTCTTTGCcgtccctttggatccatcagctgcgtggagagggggCCTGCTGCGTGGgcagcagcttgctcctcacattcggTCGCCTAGGCATTGACACTGCCTATACGGGGGTAGacagtaatgccatagtcgacatcgactgatggtggccttcgatatatatatatatatatatatatatttatatatatatatataatgtatttatacatacattatacagatatatatatatatatatatatatatatatatatacatatatattaaatatataatatatatacatatatactaaaatattatatatatatatataaatatatatatatatatatatacatataatgtatttatacatacattatacagatatatatatatatatacatatatattaaatatataatatatatatacatatatactaaaatattatatatatatatatatatatatatatatatatatatacacacacacacatagataggtagatagacaaaccgattgataggtatatagatagctaggtaaGCAGGTAGACAGCTTTACAAATTACTAACTATGTATAAGGCACAAGTTTGTATAGCCTGTATTGTACTGAACCAAAGGAATGCAAAATGAaaaatgttttcattttattgattCAGCAATGTGAAACTATTCTTTAGTATCTGTAATCTGCTTAAACGTGATCATGTATAATGGCTGCAAAGTAACGATTAAAAAATCTCATAGTTGTGTTTGCCTTTTTGATGACAGTGATCACCCAGTTTGAAGAATGATTTTCTCTTATACTTCGCCCCGTTATAGTTTTGGTTTCCGGCAAGTGAAAAAGGATCTCTCGCTGTACGTCTTCGGAGGGGAAAGGAGCGATAAGGAATACTGAAGGTGTCTTTCAGTTTCAGCTCATGTTTTTcgctttttttgcaaagtcactGCCCAATGTTTAAGCCTTTTCTATAACGAAACTTCCTGACATTCAGTTTGGGCTTTTATagtataatgtttatgctttgattttttaatataatatttattgttatttttgacatttcttgatagatttttaacgttttaaatattctaatatttcagtctaacaaggtgttcgccggtaatgaccttagctgttgacgcggcagataatttgaaATTATCTGCCAATCAATCGGTTTGGGCTAGGGAGTGAATCTCATGGTgtccatatatcttttttttttttttttttttaattctagtctatcttatttcttttcaattcatttatttattgcctTCCACTTCTACCACAAAACTACGCAGTAGCTTCTCTGAAGAGTCCTGCGCCCTGGTTGTGGTTTTGATGCCTGACCaggcgtgcgcatatatataatcagtatatagGCTTCCGGCGCGTGCTGCGCCAGGTCCTGTCTTGGACACTAGTTGCCGTGGTCCCGTTGGTCCTGGTCCCCGCCGATGGCCTGAGGTTATGGAGGAGAAAAACTGCTGTGGGGGACCCTGTGATGCTACACTAGTCCTTTCGCAGACGAAGCTGGCGTATTCAATGTGCGCCCTCGTGAGACTGCTGTCTCGGACGCCTTGCGCCACGCCCTCTCGGATTGAGTGCGCCATCACTTCGTATTCCCTCATGAAGATCCTGGGCTATCCGATCCACAAGCGGGCGTGCTTGGGTACAGCACACCCGCCTAAGACCTGGCCTTCAGCCGCCTAGCATCCTTGCCCTTTCGACTGGAGGGTCCTCTGCCCTTTTTTAAGAAGCAGACGCGCACCTTtgcgcacccgcacgaggctaGTGTTTCATCTGTCATTTGCAGGTGCGTCTTCCTAAGCCAACGCCACACGCGCCGCCAGAGACTTAGACCTTAGCTTAGTGGTTATGTCTAGCCTCCGTGCGCCACCTGCGGCTAGGTCCCGCAGGCATTTATTTTTATCACAGTCACTTGTGGTAAAGTCCAATGACCACTGGAGAATGATAGAGTCCCTGAAAGGCTTCAGAGAAGAGTTAATATGGACTTGGTTATTCTTATGACACATTTCCGACCAAGTCTCGCTACTTGGAGTCACCAGGATAAGAATAAAGAACTTTTTACTTTCTAGATTATTTAAGTATTGTTAATATGTAAAAGCCGGAATGCACAGTTTTCGCTACAACTGTGTATTATcggtttttcttcatattctttcattTAGTTTCCATTCCCTATTATTCTATCTCTTCGGTGACATTTTCAAAGTGTCATGATAATTCCTGAAGAGGGTGATGGTCGCCACAtagcttttcttctgttttcttggtTGTTTAGATCCTTTGGATCGTTTAACAGTCGGAAAGGTCTTCTGGGTACTCATCTGCATATTTCCTTAGTTTCGCGCCATGCCTGGGGTGTAGGAAGGGGGTTTCCTTCGGGGTTTAAGTACCCATGGTTTGGGAAAGGCAAGCATTCCGGTCTTGACTTCTGTCCTAAGCGTTGGTCCTGCTTCTGTGCTTTCGCTTGAATTTACCTCTCTTCGCACTAAGATAACCTGAGGAAGTCCTAAAGTCATGAAGTCCTAAAACCATATTCAGTGAGACCAAGTGTTAGAGAGCTTAGGAGAATCAAGTGAAGTAGAGAAACATTgtttgaggatccgtacctccagtgttaCCATCAGTCTTTACAACTAAGTTATTACTTACTTTTCTTTattcccagcttgaggatccgtataTCCTGGGATACGTAAGTACATCTGATGTTAGTTTCATGTGCATCAGCCCCGCTGTTATATATTGATGATGCACACATCCTTATATATTTCCGTGTCTGAAATTACCTGTACAACTCTCTAACGACTCAGAGACTATAAATGGCTAACATTTGCCACTTCTAAAGTCCTGGTTCTAACCAAGATTGTATTGTTTAACACTCAACACTCGGGCTCAGGTCTCCTACACAGCACACCGTTGGTTACTCTGATATCCCGCAACCCCTGAAAAGCTGTAAAAAGACTAAataaatcagagtatattaagctgatattctagaacagACCATAACTTTTGCTATACATGAGTTCCCGCTTCCAGCAGGCTGATGCTCAAACGGAAGAGAAGGATAATTCTAGGACCTTCCATTTTCTTAcaaacacgtccacgcagacggtCAGCCGATACTACCTGCCTTCTCAcatttatacacttacacatccaatattcagcacacacattctgtattttccttctacccttctcttatacaacattcacacccccagaCACAACACACATGGTCAGGAACCCACTAATCGAGTTCCCTGCAGACGAATCTATTTCCTGAACAAAAACTATATTATCGGTTAAGCAAGAACTCAACAAGACACACTGAAGTCTACTGGATCTCCGCCCTgctacctattattattatcgttgttgttgttgttttgttgtgataataattgtaacaatgaaaataataatcattgttattactcttttaattataataataatcattgttattactcttttaattataataataatcattattgctatcattatcatcatcattattataattattattattattttattattattattattattatcattattattattattatcattgttattattattattattgttattatcattattatcatcatcatcgtcatcatcattattatcatcaatgttgttgttttgattattattattattagtagtagtagtagtagtaatagtagtagtattgttattataataattatcattagtaatattattattgttaataatattattatcattattatcattagtattacttatgttattaccattatcactcctGGAGAATCCTCGAAATCCTAACAGTTCCAAGGAGAAAGCTGTTTTCTCGAGTATTTCTTCCCTCACCGTAACACCcatcttgttattcttattcatttattttttacccaGCTCTGCAAATCTTTAGTTTCTGTCCTTTATGCACCTAACACTATGTGCGCAacttttcctatctttatttccCATAATCGCATCTCGGTATTTAtcaaccttttctctctccttccttacagTCCCGGAATCCCACGAAACAGATGCGTCAATGATCTTTCGCTTCTTGGTCAACTTATCTATCGCAACGAGACAGGGTTGGCTCATGTGGATTCTCGCGTCGCACCGAATCTTCACATCCAACAGCTTAATGCCCTCGTTTTCCATGATGGGCGAGggctaatattatctttatcattattactgtcattattgttttattgtggtgctgattattattattattggcaatattccccaattgcttttattgttattatcattatcatcatcattattattatcaatatcatcattattattatcattatcatcattattattattatcattattattattattattagtattattattactattattattattattattattattattattagtagtagtagtagtagtagtagtagtagtagtagtactattacgaattttatttttaatattattatcgttgttattataatgatagtaataattattataattttttttagtatGATCACAtgctcatctttattattattattattattattattattatgattatgattattattattataatttattttccttattgttattactattaatgttattactatatataataatactgttataattattctcatcattattattgttattactttaatgttttattttcttattactgttattatcattaatattattattatcattatcatcatttttgttgttgttgttatgatcataattattattatcattataattcttgttcttatttattatccttattattattactattaatgctattactattactaatatatataatcataatcattaccacaattaatattattatcatcataatttttttcaatatcatcattccaATTATTTTaccaataatcacaattattagctttgttattataattattattatcatcattattattattattactattattattattgttattaatattaatattattactattactataattattattatcatcattatcattattatcatttttgttattatcattgatattaccattattactatcattatcattatttttattatcattagtatcatcattatgtatcattatcaccagtagtaacatcattattatcatttttttctatcacATAGTCCTTATCATACTGTTATCAGTACTCCGTTAGTCtcattcatgtatttgttttcatgtatGAAGGAAAACATTTTTAAAACTGAACACAAAGGTTTCTTAATCGTCTGAGCAGGTAAATCTGGGAGTGTAAAAAATAGTTTTCGTTCAAGGTGCTAAAAAGTTGCGCCAAATCTAACATGGTGGTTGCTTGTGTAAACAGCCATAGTTGCAATTATTGTCTAGTGCAACAACAGATTTTGCATTACGATCGTCACACAGGAATTTCTTTGAAATTCATTTtcgtttgattatatatattgtaaaaaatatGTCCGATATCTATTGATTAGAATATCTCATGTCAGCATTTAGGGGAATCCCCTCGGCTGCCGGACAGACACAATACCTGTGCAAATTTTATCCCGGTCTTATCGCTGCAAATTCCAGCTCATCCTGTTGGGCATTTTTGGGCATACCATCCCATGAGGCATCCAATAACGTATACACGCTATGAGAGCAACCGAACTGCTAtagagcaaaatatatatattttttaagttgcATCTTTATATAAACGGAAACTGATCACGTGTCACTCTCTTTCAGCAGCAGTTCCTATGGGACTCCGGAGGCCGTGGTCGAGTCAAAGCAACTGCAGGGCGTGGCAGCTCGTGCAACAGGCTAGTGTAGACTAGAACTAGTGGCTAATCTTTTaatagagaagatgaaggaatatTTACTAAAACTACttacataacacatatatgcaACACAGtaccatatataaatgtataagataatatatatacatgatatatggtGTCTGTGTATGCAGATTGTGAGAGtaagcttgttttttttctatctactaATTATCTAAGATATCTCTGAGTATATATTCCATAAATCATAAGTACATGTAGGTCGACGCCCAGGCAGCAAGACATGAGTTTAGTTCATCTCAGTTTTAGTTCATCTCGAATGCCAGCCCCCGCACGACCAAAGTCATCTGTCATAAAAACTGCTGACGGCCCTGAGAGGACCCGACTCCCTCATCCCCGACCCATCCACTCTGCCTTCTCAAAAAATAAACCACTGATATATCTTGCAGTAATATTGTTTACCTATATTCATAcagctttctttcttacttatatAAAAGGCAATGTTCATATTGTCTTATTGAGCCTCTTTAAAAATTGAATTCCTGtccttttctgtgtctctctgtcttctctgcaTTTGCACGTACCATCCtgttttagcccccccccccctctccatccttcccttaacCCGCGCCAGGACCTCCCCCCCTCAGGACGGAACCTTGCACCTTCTGGCGGTATAAAAGGCAGGCACGAAGATGCACCTTCGCCATTCGCCTCCGATCGTCTCCGGAGCAAGTATCTCGCTACGATCCTCTCTCCCTCGAAACATCACCATGAAACTGGTAACGACAACTAGACAGTTCTTTCTCGCGTCTCCCATTCAGTAATCGATGTGATTGAGTCACGATATTTTGTTAtcggacaattttttttttatttcgaccTTGCTTCTGACTATGTACgcacgaatatatacatgcaaacatacatatgtatgtgtctatatatatatatatatatatatatatatatatatatatatgtatgtatatctatctatctatatatgtatatatgtatgtacacttgtgtgtatgtgtctgtgtctgtacatatacatacatatatatatatatatatatatatatatatatatatatatatatgtatatatatatgtatatctatatgtatatctatatgtgtgcgtgtgtgtgtatgtatatgcacacacacacacacacatatatatgtatatatttacatatatacatagagagagacagatacaggtaCACAAGGGCCTGTGCACTTGGCCTTTCAACAGTTCACCTGtcaaccccttttcctcctcgacAGCTGATGCTGCTGGCGCTGGCGGGGCTGGCGAGCTGCAGCACAACCCTGATCGGAGGCGACCGCGCCAGGGACGTCTCTCTTCGCTACAAGTAAGTCGGGTCCCTGCCGTTAGGTCGCAGTTCCTGAGTACATACACGTGCGTTCTTCCTTACGGCTTGTTTGTTTCGCTCTCTGTTCCTCCGACCTGAGGGAACCCCGCTCTCCCGCAGGTACTACGACGACGACGGCAAGGAGAtccaggtggaggtggaggccgaGAGGCTGGGACTCGGCCTCGTCGGCGGGGCGCCCCGGAAGGCCGCGGTCgccgcccctgcccctgcccctgcccctgcccctgccgccCGCCTTGCCCCCGTGAGTGCTGTCCCCCGACCCCAGACGCGGACACGCTTCGTCCCCGTGGAGGCCGCCCCTGTCCGTCGGGTGGAGACCCGTTTCATCCCGACTGAGGTGCAACTCCAGCCTCAGGTGCGCACGCGCTTGGTCGAGGTCGCTCCGGCTCCCCAAGTCACCCACTACGTCCAGGTGGAAGCTCCCAGGGCCCGCTACGTCAGactggacgacgacgacgatgacgacctCCCGGTCTTGTTCCGCGCATCAAGGCCCGtcgccccccctacccccgcccccttGCAGCGCTTGGCGCCCCTGCGCTCCTCCCTGGCCGCCGTCGACACGGTTCTCGCTGTCCCTGCCCGCAGGGTCTCCTACAGCAGCGATGAGGAGTAGGCAGGACTCGCGGCACGCCGTGCGATAGCCTGCACAggattcttctttattcttctaatcttctttcaaaaattataaattaattctaaatgaataaatgcaaaaGTAAACCTACTCAGTGTTTCATTCacacgctgttttttttttgcaagaataAAAGTTAAGGATGGCGTACACACTTCAGCGTTTTTAAGAATTAGTCTTTATTTCGTTTTAATCAGCTTTACTTCCCTGAATGAGTTGTTTCATGCATTATGCCTGAAAGATATTGCTTAAAACATTGTAAAGATAACAGCATTTCTTAATTCTCTTTAtccatgtaatatatatctacaatgtTATACATGGTTCCAAATTTAcacaaaacaagattttttttttctgtgtacaaGTGCTGGAAATGTAACTGATTATGAGCATTATTGATGATGGACCATAACTTTTAAGTAAACTTTTAACATCCCATTTGAtatttttctatcaatattaCTTAATCCACGACGTGTTAGATATGAGGGTCGACTCAGAGAAAAGCTAATTCGACATGATATAAGTAGAGAGTATTGGATATGATTATCACTAATCGTTCTTAATAAAGGAATGCACACGCTCCCTCACTTTTTGAAGTAGGTGGTTTAGCCGTCTTCACGTGGGCTATTTCAGGCCCATCGGAATGGCAAGTAGGAAGGGTAAGTTACTCATAACACATGATTTCGAAGACGGAAACATCACTTGAGTAAAATACATCTATGATTTCTTCACTATTGGGTTGTCTTGGATCAGACGCCAGATTCATACAAAGTGAGCTTTGTATGAAGCATTGGCAGGAATttagggaggggtggatggggataAGATTTTCTTCATTGGTGAGCAGTTCAGTAGTAGATATTAAGTTCACGAATCACATATATGAAGCGGACGGCTTTGTTTCACGGTTCATATTTACAGTgtgcaaagagaaaagaaaaataagaatgacattATACTGACTATTTACACGGATCGTTAGAACATTATGTAACCTAATGATTAATTACTACACAGTGAACATGACTGGTAAAGAGGCCTCTTATTGACTAACAAGTGGCAAGAATTCTAATGTGACAAATCT comes from the Penaeus chinensis breed Huanghai No. 1 chromosome 32, ASM1920278v2, whole genome shotgun sequence genome and includes:
- the LOC125042743 gene encoding translation initiation factor IF-2-like, encoding MKLLMLLALAGLASCSTTLIGGDRARDVSLRYKYYDDDGKEIQVEVEAERLGLGLVGGAPRKAAVAAPAPAPAPAPAARLAPVSAVPRPQTRTRFVPVEAAPVRRVETRFIPTEVQLQPQVRTRLVEVAPAPQVTHYVQVEAPRARYVRLDDDDDDDLPVLFRASRPVAPPTPAPLQRLAPLRSSLAAVDTVLAVPARRVSYSSDEE